A region of the Myxococcus stipitatus DSM 14675 genome:
GGACGTGGTGAATGCAGGGGTGGCCACGAAGCGCGCGAGGACACCTTCGACTTCGTCGGTGCGCCAGGTGGCGCGCAGCGCGGAGCGATAGGGCTCTTCGGCCATCCGGGCCTTCAGCTGGGTGACGTCATGGACGAGCGGCTGTCGCGTCGCCACCAACAGCAGGTCTCCGTGGTGGACCTGCCACGTCTCCACGAACTCGAACTCCGAGGCCAGGGTCGCGTAGGCGCTCTGGACGGTGTGCGCATCCACCTCGTACGCCTGGAGCCACTGCACGAAGATGCCGCCATCGGAGAGGCGCTGCTCCACGGCTTGATAGAAGTCTCGCGTGAAGAGGCTGGAGATGCCCGCGCGGTAGGGATTGGAGGGCTCCGAGAAGATGATGTCGTAGCGCTGTCGCGAAGTGAGCAGCACCTCCCGCGCATCCGCGATGACGGTGTGGACCTTCGGGTTGTCCATCGCGTCGGCGTTGACCGCGTGGCAGCGGCGGGCGACCTCGAGGATGGCGGGCTCGATCTCCACCACGTCCACCTGCTCCATCCGGGGAATCGCACCCAGCCACCCCGCGGTGCTGCCGGTTCCAAGGCCGATGATGAGTGCGTTCCGGGGGGCGGGATGCAGCAGCGCGGCGAGCAGGCCACTCATCACCTGCGTGGGCGCATCGCCGATGGTGTTTCCATCCACCTTGCCGTTGACGATGAAGGCCAGGCCATTGGCCGCGCTCAGCGCGACGCTGCTCTCGACACCGTCCTGCTCCCAGACGATGTCCCGGGATTTCTCGCGCAGCCAGGCGTCGATGTGATTGAGGCTCGTCTGGTTGAGCTCGGAGCGGCCCGCGCCGATGCTCCCATGCCGCCACGCCGCCGAGGGCCCTCGCGCGGACAGCAACACCAGCGCGAGCACCGCGACGGACACGGGGACGAGCAGCGCGCCCTTGATGCGCTCGAGACGCAAGGACAGCGTCGCTGACGCCAGTCCCAGCACGGCGAGGATTCCGGCGATGAGCTGCCAGGTCACCGGCGCGGTCATCAGGGGAATCACACCGAAGCCACCCGCGAGCGAGCCCACGATGGAGCCCACGGTGTTCCACGCGTAGACCTGGCCCACGTGCTTGCCCACGTCCTGGCTGCCCTTGCCGACGAGCGCGAGGAGCAGCGGGAACTGGATGCCGGAGATGAACGCCGCGGGCAGGATGACGACCGCCGCGACCAGGGCCCAGCTCAGCATCATCCCCCCGAAGCCCAATCCTCCCAGCGGGCGCAGCAGGGCGGCGACGATGGCCAGCCGGTCACCCAGCGCGAAGGGCAGGGCGATGAAGAACGCCTCCGCCGCGCAGGTGAGGGCGAAGCCGGACAGCGTGGCCGCGCGGTGACGGAAGGCGATGGAGTAGGCCGCGCCACCCAGGCCGATGCCGAGCAACGCCATCGCGAGGATGAGGCCGAAGGTGAAGGTCGTCCCGCCGAGGATGGGCCCGAGCATCCGGTACCAGACCAGCTCCATCAGCAGGAACGCGAAGCCGACCACCAGCGCGGCCCCGCGCGCGAAGTGCGGCGAAGTGCGCGAGTCGGAGGGCCGCGGGGTCATCACCGGCTCGGCGGCGGGGGCTGGAGGCGTCTCGACCTCGGTGCGGGCCACGGGCGCACTCTCCATGGACCGGCTCACGCTCCGAGCGGCGATGGCGATGGCGGCATTGAGGAGGCACGCGAGCCACAGCGTGGTGCGGTTGCCGTACACCTCCAGCAGGATGAAGGTGGAGAGCGCCGCGCCCGTGACGGCTCCCAAGGTGTTCACGCCGTAGAGGAGGGCGAGGTGCCGTCGGTTCGGGTCCGCGTCCAACTGCACGGACCTCGCGGCGGCGGGGAGGGTTCCTCCCATCAGCACCGTCGGGACCGCCAGCACGAGCGCCGAGAGCACCAACCTCACCACCGAGCCCAGGGCGAGACCCAGGCTGGTCGTCCCACCCACGCCGATGTAACCGGCGCGCGCCAGCTCGACGAGGAAGGGGCTCAGCGCCGCGCTGCCCGCGATGAGCAGCTCCAGGTTGGCGTAGAAGTTCAGGGGCCGAGGGTTCCGGTCCGCACGCGCCCCCAGGAGGACTCCGCCCAATCCGAGCCCCGCCATGAAGATGGCCAGCACGGCCGCGGAGGCCGCGGTGCTCGCGCCGAAGATGAGGCGGAACTCCCGAAGCCAGACCGTCTGATACACGAGGGCGCACAAGCCCGAACCGAACAACAGCGGCGCAACCTTCGACACGCGCGAAGTCATCAAGCGATTCTCGGGTGGGAAGGACAGACCTCGTTGAATGAGCTGTCCTGCCAACAAGCCTCGCAGAGATGGACGCGCCTTTTCCAGACCCGCCACGCCCGCCCCGCTCGTGTCTCGCACGACAGGGCAGGGCGCGGCTCGAGCCTGGGTTTACGGCGCCACGGGCGGGGTGGACTCGACCCCGGCCTTGGCGCTTTCTTCCTCCGCGGAAGGCTCTGGTGCGGCGCGTCGCTCCTCGCGGCAGAACGCCAGGCGCTCCTTGATGACAGACAGCGGCACGGCCATCTCGAGCGTGAAGGAGCTGCCGTCGGGCTTCACCTTGGCGAAGTCGAGCAACTGCGCGAGCTCCTTCTCACCCTGCGCCTGCGCCTGGATGCGCGCGAGGGACATCGCGGCGCCCAGGGACTTGCCCAGGTCCGTCACCTCGTCCGCGTTGGCGCCCTGGATGTCGGCCACCAGCGCCACATCCGACGTCGCGTCCAGGTGCAGCTCCACGTTCTGCGCCACGTTGCGCAGCCGCTGGGCCAGCGCCGCCTGCTCCGGCGGGAACAGCCGGGAGATCATGTCCACGGACAGCACGCCATACATCTCTCCGTAGGTGCTGTTCTCGGAGATGGCGGGGGGCTCGTCCGGGCCTCGGCCCTCGACGCGGTCGATGGTGGCCTTCACGTCATCCGGCGACCGGCCCATCACGATGAGCTGGTTGTTCCACGTCCCGATGGCGGACGGCTCCCGGCGCTTCACGGTGGTGCCATTGGCGCCCTGGGTGGTCTCGCTGGGCTCGTACACGCGGGCATTCTCGCCGTAGTTCGACGACACGCCGTCCTTCATCAGGTCCTTGAAGCGGGCGTTGGAGAAGTCGCCCGACAGCATCAGCCCTTCATCGGTGATGACCAGGCGGTCCAGATCCTTGAGCGGGTCCACGCCGCTCTTCTCGCGGAACTCCTGGAGCTGCTTGCCCCCGTCCCGCATCATGCAGTCCAGGAGCAGCTCACCCACGGGCGAGTGCCGCAGCGCATTTGCCTCGATGACCACCGCGGTCTTCCCCTTGCCGCGAGGAAGCGCCGCGAGCACCGGGTCCTTGGGACGCGGGCGCTCGGCCGGGGCGCCGGAGTCGGAGACCTCCGCCACGGGCATGACGTGCGTCCGGCGCCGCTCCGCGCGCTCGCGCTCGGCGGTGCGCATCCGACGTGGGAAGTCCACCTTGAGTGCTTCGACCTCCGGCATCTCTCC
Encoded here:
- a CDS encoding fused MFS/spermidine synthase is translated as MSKVAPLLFGSGLCALVYQTVWLREFRLIFGASTAASAAVLAIFMAGLGLGGVLLGARADRNPRPLNFYANLELLIAGSAALSPFLVELARAGYIGVGGTTSLGLALGSVVRLVLSALVLAVPTVLMGGTLPAAARSVQLDADPNRRHLALLYGVNTLGAVTGAALSTFILLEVYGNRTTLWLACLLNAAIAIAARSVSRSMESAPVARTEVETPPAPAAEPVMTPRPSDSRTSPHFARGAALVVGFAFLLMELVWYRMLGPILGGTTFTFGLILAMALLGIGLGGAAYSIAFRHRAATLSGFALTCAAEAFFIALPFALGDRLAIVAALLRPLGGLGFGGMMLSWALVAAVVILPAAFISGIQFPLLLALVGKGSQDVGKHVGQVYAWNTVGSIVGSLAGGFGVIPLMTAPVTWQLIAGILAVLGLASATLSLRLERIKGALLVPVSVAVLALVLLSARGPSAAWRHGSIGAGRSELNQTSLNHIDAWLREKSRDIVWEQDGVESSVALSAANGLAFIVNGKVDGNTIGDAPTQVMSGLLAALLHPAPRNALIIGLGTGSTAGWLGAIPRMEQVDVVEIEPAILEVARRCHAVNADAMDNPKVHTVIADAREVLLTSRQRYDIIFSEPSNPYRAGISSLFTRDFYQAVEQRLSDGGIFVQWLQAYEVDAHTVQSAYATLASEFEFVETWQVHHGDLLLVATRQPLVHDVTQLKARMAEEPYRSALRATWRTDEVEGVLARFVATPAFTTSVAEVSQDFINTDDLSFMEFAFARSLGRQAGFSIDALWNESHAAGTSQPAIQGAVDWERVAQLRAWNNVPPSRRSAPLPSSTQARRAFIEAYSKNQLPQAHARWKKERWEPRGPLEQVAIASVLANAGDAEVLSHLEPMRSTLPVEVDLLEGLYQVRNGQREVATSHFERALIAMRRTPWTASEVPRRVFPELVDIARADKALGKRLFDALALPFAADAFTIARQETRVELSLVVDWLGLCVSALQPIEPHTIWDSVQLHARAQCYSHHGHPSAKQAEQDLEHLMAQAPPLFMGGASHGDAQGTLPPVVASEPIP